A section of the Anabaena cylindrica PCC 7122 genome encodes:
- a CDS encoding response regulator: protein MYLTHSFMSDEKKQSSQPPLILVVEDHDDSLLLLSYALELLGCRFICQSDSSTTLLVAKEYQPDLILLDILLPSLNGLDVARYLKREPLTCNIPVVAVTALAGREHQERILRAGFNDYISKPYLLEDLEAIICRLLDDKIEPYLEFEVCQEN from the coding sequence ATGTATCTGACACATTCATTCATGAGTGATGAAAAGAAGCAAAGCTCTCAGCCACCTTTGATTTTGGTCGTCGAGGATCATGATGATAGTCTACTTTTACTTAGTTATGCTCTAGAGTTACTGGGATGCAGATTTATTTGTCAATCTGACAGTTCTACTACACTATTAGTAGCAAAAGAGTATCAGCCAGACTTGATTTTGTTAGATATTTTGTTACCTAGTCTTAACGGCCTAGATGTTGCTCGATATCTAAAACGCGAGCCTCTAACTTGCAATATTCCAGTAGTTGCAGTTACAGCTTTAGCTGGTCGGGAACACCAAGAGCGTATCCTCAGAGCAGGTTTTAATGATTATATTAGCAAACCCTATCTGCTTGAGGATTTAGAGGCGATCATTTGTCGTTTGCTGGATGACAAAATCGAGCCTTATTTGGAGTTTGAAGTATGTCAGGAAAATTAG
- a CDS encoding hybrid sensor histidine kinase/response regulator, whose translation MSVVKSDKVNRILAVDDTRDNLILVQTILESEGYEIDLVSDGATALQKILQSPPDLILLDVMMPGMDGYEVTRRIRHHADLSYIPILLITAFHESSVVEGLDAGADDFIRKPFDTDELLARVRSLLRLKHSIDEQQKMTRQREDFVSRLTHDLRTPLVAADRMLDLFQQETFCKISPEMKQAISVMIRSNQNLMQMVNTLLEVYRFEAGKKTLNLEKCNLQEIAEEVISELTPLANEKKLTLKLDTHQLNQLGNYAGIIIGDRLELRRVLNNLIANAIKFTDTGGVEIRILETLSTKTKQSGILIEVADTGYGISPEDQATVFERFRQGRNKRSGSGLGLHLSQRIVEAHGGKIELSSELSKGSIFTVRLPKEN comes from the coding sequence ATGTCTGTTGTCAAGAGTGATAAAGTTAACCGTATCCTCGCCGTTGATGATACTAGAGATAACCTAATTTTAGTGCAAACAATTTTAGAAAGCGAAGGCTATGAAATTGACTTAGTATCAGATGGTGCAACTGCTTTACAAAAAATATTACAATCTCCACCTGATCTGATTCTGCTAGATGTCATGATGCCAGGGATGGATGGTTATGAAGTCACACGTAGAATCCGTCATCATGCCGATCTCAGCTATATTCCCATATTGTTGATTACAGCATTTCACGAATCTAGCGTAGTGGAAGGATTAGATGCTGGTGCTGATGACTTTATTCGTAAACCATTTGATACAGATGAACTACTAGCCAGAGTGCGATCGCTCTTGCGACTTAAACACAGCATTGACGAACAACAAAAAATGACACGTCAGCGAGAAGATTTTGTCTCTCGTCTGACTCATGATTTACGTACACCTCTAGTAGCAGCTGATCGAATGCTGGACTTGTTTCAACAGGAAACTTTTTGTAAGATATCTCCAGAAATGAAACAAGCCATTTCTGTCATGATTCGCAGTAACCAAAATTTAATGCAAATGGTCAACACCTTACTAGAAGTTTATCGCTTTGAGGCAGGTAAAAAAACCTTAAATTTGGAAAAATGCAACTTACAGGAAATAGCTGAAGAAGTAATCAGTGAACTAACTCCCCTTGCTAATGAAAAAAAATTGACTCTCAAATTAGATACTCATCAATTAAACCAGCTAGGTAATTATGCTGGAATTATTATTGGTGATAGACTAGAACTACGACGAGTGTTGAATAACTTAATCGCTAATGCCATCAAGTTTACAGATACAGGTGGTGTCGAAATCCGCATTTTGGAAACCTTATCCACCAAGACCAAGCAAAGTGGAATCTTAATTGAAGTTGCAGACACAGGTTATGGAATTTCCCCTGAAGATCAAGCAACAGTTTTTGAAAGATTTCGTCAAGGTAGAAACAAAAGATCCGGTAGTGGCTTAGGACTGCATCTATCACAACGAATTGTAGAAGCTCACGGTGGCAAAATAGAACTTTCCTCAGAATTAAGTAAAGGTAGTATATTCACAGTGAGACTACCTAAAGAAAATTGA
- a CDS encoding ATP-binding response regulator, with translation MEETLKILVVDDDEVDRMAVRLALTKAGVYMKLCEVSDSNNALSALKNTNFDCVFLDDRLPDQDSLILINKLRSSEIKVPLVILTAPEDEKIAIELMAAGATDYILKSKLSSVNLAQILRSAIRLYNAQIKADLAYQKLKESHEQLINQNQELEKQRQQIQAQNLKLLEASRLKSQFLATISHELRTPMNAIIGFSQILLRPKFGQLTHQQADMVERILNNGKHLLMLLNEVLDFSKLESGRLELKPEIFDFSKIVNNTVLEIRSLAEAKKLSLLVEIHLENTLVFNDPIRVHQILINLLSNAVKFTEYGGIWIEIREIKEKNQITITIRDTGIGISPQDFQHIFEAFRQIDQGISRKYPGTGLGLAIINSLVQMMGGKIFLESQLGVGSIFKIELPRQITSTPSYHPGDNYSLSLSSGDGFFYSAQNPPEFPPSQSSKAVMGYPHLTM, from the coding sequence ATGGAAGAGACGCTGAAAATTTTGGTTGTAGATGATGATGAAGTAGATCGCATGGCAGTTCGGTTAGCCCTGACAAAAGCAGGTGTTTACATGAAATTGTGTGAGGTCAGTGATAGTAATAACGCACTCTCTGCCCTCAAAAATACTAACTTCGACTGCGTGTTTCTAGATGATCGCCTACCAGACCAAGATAGTTTAATTTTAATTAACAAACTACGCTCTTCAGAAATCAAAGTTCCTTTAGTCATCCTCACTGCTCCAGAAGATGAAAAAATTGCTATTGAATTAATGGCAGCAGGTGCTACAGACTATATTCTTAAATCCAAACTATCTTCGGTAAATTTGGCACAGATTTTACGGAGTGCGATCCGATTATACAACGCACAAATCAAAGCAGATTTGGCATATCAGAAGTTAAAAGAAAGTCATGAACAACTAATTAATCAAAACCAAGAATTAGAGAAACAACGACAACAAATTCAGGCACAAAATTTAAAACTTTTAGAAGCATCCCGGCTAAAATCACAATTTTTAGCAACCATATCCCATGAATTACGAACGCCAATGAATGCTATCATTGGTTTTTCCCAAATCCTGTTACGTCCCAAATTTGGTCAACTTACTCATCAGCAAGCGGATATGGTGGAACGTATTCTCAATAATGGTAAGCATTTGTTAATGCTGCTCAATGAAGTATTAGATTTTTCTAAACTGGAATCTGGCAGATTAGAGCTAAAACCCGAAATATTTGACTTCTCAAAAATAGTTAATAATACCGTATTGGAAATACGTTCTTTAGCTGAAGCTAAAAAGTTATCTTTGCTCGTAGAAATACACTTAGAAAATACTTTAGTGTTTAATGATCCAATCCGAGTACATCAGATTTTAATTAACCTACTTTCCAATGCAGTTAAATTTACCGAATATGGAGGTATTTGGATAGAAATCAGAGAAATTAAGGAGAAAAATCAGATCACAATTACTATCCGAGATACAGGAATTGGCATTTCTCCTCAAGATTTTCAACATATTTTTGAAGCATTTCGGCAAATAGATCAAGGTATTAGTCGTAAATATCCTGGTACAGGTTTGGGTCTAGCAATTATTAACTCATTAGTACAAATGATGGGAGGGAAAATATTTCTAGAAAGTCAATTAGGAGTAGGTTCAATATTTAAAATTGAATTACCTCGTCAAATAACATCAACACCTAGTTATCACCCAGGAGATAATTATAGTTTAAGTTTAAGTAGTGGTGATGGTTTTTTTTATTCTGCTCAAAATCCACCCGAATTTCCACCATCTCAATCTAGCAAAGCTGTGATGGGTTATCCTCACTTAACAATGTAG
- a CDS encoding response regulator transcription factor, whose protein sequence is MSEISILLIEDHDLTRMGLRAALQSHSGLRVIGEAANATQGLKLLETTKPDVAVVDIGLPDMDGIELTRKFKRYQAETGQTNTKILILTMDHTEDAVLAAFAAGADSYYMKETSINKLTEAIQATHAGNSWIDPAIANVVLKKMRLGIPGESLASDKPKTVKIEALATEYEQVLETYPLTQRELEILELIVAGCSNGQIAEKLYITVGTVKTHVRNILNKLCADDRTQAAVRALRSGLVG, encoded by the coding sequence ATGAGTGAAATTAGCATTCTTTTAATCGAGGATCATGATTTAACCCGCATGGGACTAAGGGCTGCATTGCAGTCACACAGCGGATTAAGAGTTATTGGGGAAGCAGCAAATGCTACGCAAGGTCTAAAACTTTTGGAAACGACTAAACCAGATGTAGCGGTGGTAGATATTGGTTTACCGGATATGGACGGGATTGAACTAACCCGCAAGTTTAAGCGTTATCAAGCCGAAACTGGACAAACGAATACAAAAATTTTGATTTTGACAATGGATCATACAGAAGATGCGGTTCTAGCGGCTTTTGCAGCAGGGGCAGATTCTTATTATATGAAGGAAACAAGTATTAATAAATTGACTGAGGCTATACAAGCGACTCATGCTGGTAATTCTTGGATTGATCCAGCGATCGCTAATGTGGTACTCAAGAAGATGCGTTTGGGCATACCTGGAGAGAGTCTTGCCTCTGATAAACCAAAGACTGTAAAAATCGAGGCGTTGGCGACAGAATATGAACAGGTGTTGGAAACCTACCCTTTAACTCAACGGGAATTAGAAATTTTAGAGTTGATTGTGGCTGGTTGTAGTAATGGGCAAATTGCGGAAAAGCTTTACATCACAGTGGGAACAGTCAAAACTCACGTTCGCAATATTTTGAATAAACTGTGTGCGGATGACCGTACCCAAGCTGCTGTTCGGGCTTTGCGTTCTGGGTTGGTTGGTTAA
- a CDS encoding lipid-A-disaccharide synthase-related protein, with translation MSDLSQLPLVANSSDTASRLQLLVLSNGHGEDIIAVRILQELQRLSSPPDIFALPIVGEGRAYQQLNVPCIGSVQSMPSGGFIYMDSRQLMRDVRGGLVQLTWTQIQAIRRWVSSQTKLGHKKAILAVGDIVPLLFAAVSGANYAFVGTAKSEYYVRDEVGLLPRKSKSARWENFSGSIYHPWERFLMSRRRCCAVFPRDSLTTQILKKWSIPAFDLGNPMMDSLESTLRTPRFYGADVEQQEIIRPLMVTLLPGSRATEAYANWEIIMIAVSAIIAGWQERDLVFLGAIAPGLDSNILSQTLQIHGWQRSTVSPVQLSDPDFITFKQKNAYLILTQAAYNDCLHLGDLAIAMAGTATEQFIGLGKPAIAIPGQGPQYNPAFAEAQSRLLGVSLTVVKQPAAVLQVVQSLFKNPDLIQAIAENGVQRMGQPGAAKRIAECLQDRLG, from the coding sequence ATGAGTGATTTATCCCAATTACCTTTAGTTGCGAATTCGTCAGATACTGCTTCTCGGTTGCAGTTACTAGTTTTAAGCAATGGTCACGGTGAAGATATTATTGCTGTTCGTATTTTACAAGAATTGCAACGGCTATCTTCACCACCAGACATCTTTGCTTTACCGATAGTTGGTGAAGGACGTGCTTACCAACAGTTGAATGTGCCTTGTATTGGTTCAGTGCAGAGTATGCCTTCTGGTGGTTTTATTTACATGGATAGCCGGCAATTGATGCGTGATGTCCGTGGTGGGTTGGTGCAACTGACTTGGACTCAAATACAAGCTATTCGTCGTTGGGTAAGTTCTCAAACTAAATTAGGTCATAAAAAGGCTATTTTAGCGGTGGGAGATATTGTCCCGCTGTTGTTTGCTGCTGTCAGTGGTGCTAATTATGCTTTTGTGGGGACGGCAAAATCTGAATATTATGTGCGGGATGAGGTGGGTTTATTACCCAGGAAGTCTAAGTCGGCTCGTTGGGAAAATTTTTCTGGTTCCATTTACCATCCTTGGGAAAGGTTTTTGATGAGTCGTCGTCGTTGTTGTGCGGTGTTTCCTAGAGATTCGCTGACGACGCAAATATTAAAAAAGTGGTCAATTCCAGCTTTTGATTTGGGAAATCCGATGATGGATAGTTTGGAATCGACTTTGAGAACTCCAAGATTTTATGGTGCTGATGTTGAACAACAAGAAATTATTCGTCCTTTGATGGTGACTTTGCTGCCTGGTTCTCGTGCGACTGAGGCTTATGCTAACTGGGAGATAATCATGATTGCTGTATCTGCTATAATAGCTGGTTGGCAGGAGCGAGATTTGGTATTTTTAGGTGCGATCGCTCCTGGTCTAGATAGCAATATTTTATCTCAAACTTTGCAAATCCACGGCTGGCAAAGATCTACAGTCTCTCCTGTGCAGCTTTCTGACCCTGATTTTATAACCTTTAAACAAAAAAATGCTTATTTAATTCTCACTCAAGCCGCTTATAATGACTGTTTACATTTAGGAGATTTAGCGATCGCCATGGCAGGAACAGCAACAGAACAATTTATTGGTTTAGGTAAACCTGCGATCGCTATTCCGGGTCAAGGCCCTCAATATAACCCTGCTTTTGCTGAAGCGCAGAGTCGTCTTTTAGGAGTATCTTTGACTGTGGTCAAACAACCAGCAGCAGTTCTCCAAGTAGTGCAATCCCTATTCAAAAATCCCGACCTGATCCAAGCAATTGCCGAAAATGGAGTTCAACGCATGGGACAACCTGGTGCAGCGAAACGGATTGCCGAGTGTTTACAAGACCGATTAGGATAA
- a CDS encoding BamA/TamA family outer membrane protein: MRVSSAAIFTLATLVASNITQKANAVPAQTTNQEEANATSDVIVVPFVETQTAQVETVASPETTYAIEFSSQPVVVPNNINNNFTTDNNLVVIATNVQIVGANPELEQIIRKVIKTQTGGNTSQTQLQKDVTAILDTGLFASANVNSSSTSAGLNVVYQVKPVVVQALQLSGAKVLNYKVALESFQSQIGKDISPAQLQQIVQKINQWYTENGYTLGRVLSIKPSPQGVLTVNVAEGLVADVKFRFLTEEGEKVDSKGNPVKGRTQTEFLRQQLKLQPGQVFQDKLAQQDVQSLYKLGLFKTVNVAFEGDASKADLIYELQEVGARSVNLGGGYNADDGISVIVSYKDQNVGGVNDTLAANIEVNRQDVLFNTNFNSPYRATTPDRFGYNIKTFRRRELSDTFDDTIKLENGDKVREGRIGGGVSIQQEVDGWDASLGLNYTRVSIRDREGNITPKDANNNQLSFSGNGIDDLTTVSFTATKDERDNPNKPTQGSLLSFTTEQSVPVGQGQISMNRLRGNYSQFMPVNLFNSNKPQVFALNLQAGTVIGDLPPYETFNLGGSNSVRGYDAGKVASGRSYVLASAEYRFPIFPIAGGVLFADFASDLGSGDTVIGDPAGVRNKPGNGFGYGAGVRVDSPLGLIRADYGINDQGDSRVHIGIGQRF; encoded by the coding sequence ATGCGAGTTTCTTCTGCGGCAATTTTTACCTTAGCTACTTTAGTTGCTAGTAATATCACACAAAAAGCAAATGCTGTACCGGCTCAAACCACAAATCAGGAGGAAGCAAACGCAACAAGTGATGTTATCGTTGTCCCATTTGTGGAAACTCAAACAGCACAGGTAGAAACGGTAGCATCTCCAGAAACTACTTATGCCATAGAATTTAGCTCTCAGCCTGTGGTTGTACCGAACAATATCAATAACAACTTTACTACAGATAACAATTTAGTAGTTATTGCCACCAATGTCCAGATAGTTGGTGCTAATCCAGAATTAGAGCAAATAATTCGCAAAGTTATTAAAACCCAAACAGGTGGGAATACCAGTCAAACCCAACTCCAAAAAGATGTAACAGCAATTTTAGATACTGGTTTATTTGCAAGTGCCAATGTCAACAGTAGCAGTACATCCGCTGGCTTGAATGTAGTGTATCAAGTCAAGCCAGTAGTCGTACAAGCCTTACAACTATCTGGTGCAAAGGTTCTTAATTATAAAGTAGCCTTAGAAAGTTTTCAAAGTCAGATTGGTAAAGATATTAGTCCAGCCCAACTCCAGCAAATAGTCCAAAAAATTAATCAGTGGTATACAGAAAATGGTTATACCTTAGGTAGAGTACTATCAATTAAACCCAGCCCCCAAGGTGTTCTCACAGTTAATGTGGCTGAAGGTTTGGTAGCTGATGTTAAATTTCGCTTTTTGACTGAAGAGGGAGAAAAGGTTGATAGTAAAGGCAATCCAGTCAAGGGACGTACTCAAACTGAGTTTCTCAGACAGCAACTCAAGTTGCAACCAGGTCAAGTCTTTCAAGACAAATTAGCCCAGCAAGATGTACAAAGTTTATATAAATTGGGCTTATTTAAAACCGTCAATGTTGCTTTTGAAGGGGATGCAAGCAAAGCTGATTTAATCTACGAACTCCAAGAAGTGGGGGCGCGATCGGTTAACTTGGGTGGTGGTTACAATGCTGATGATGGAATATCAGTCATTGTTAGCTATAAAGATCAAAATGTTGGCGGTGTCAATGATACATTAGCCGCAAATATTGAAGTTAATAGACAGGATGTACTGTTTAATACTAATTTTAACAGTCCCTATCGGGCAACTACTCCTGATCGCTTTGGCTACAACATCAAAACATTCCGTAGAAGGGAACTTTCCGATACTTTCGACGATACTATCAAGCTAGAAAATGGTGACAAAGTAAGGGAAGGCAGGATTGGTGGTGGAGTGAGTATTCAGCAAGAAGTTGATGGTTGGGATGCTTCTTTAGGTCTTAATTATACTCGTGTTTCTATCCGCGACCGAGAAGGTAATATTACCCCAAAAGATGCCAATAACAACCAACTATCTTTTAGTGGTAATGGAATTGACGACTTAACTACCGTATCTTTCACAGCCACCAAAGACGAACGCGATAACCCTAATAAGCCAACTCAAGGTTCTCTCCTCAGTTTCACCACCGAACAATCTGTTCCTGTTGGTCAAGGTCAGATTTCTATGAATCGTCTCCGGGGCAATTACAGCCAGTTTATGCCAGTTAACTTGTTTAACAGCAACAAGCCACAAGTATTTGCTTTAAATCTGCAAGCTGGAACTGTAATCGGTGATTTACCACCTTATGAAACCTTCAATTTGGGTGGTTCTAATTCGGTGCGTGGTTATGATGCTGGTAAAGTGGCTAGTGGGCGCAGTTATGTGTTAGCTTCTGCCGAATATCGCTTTCCCATCTTCCCCATTGCTGGGGGTGTACTTTTTGCAGATTTTGCTTCAGATTTAGGTTCTGGTGACACCGTTATAGGAGATCCTGCCGGTGTGCGGAATAAGCCTGGAAATGGTTTTGGTTATGGTGCAGGGGTGCGGGTTGACTCACCTTTGGGCTTAATTCGGGCAGATTATGGAATTAATGACCAAGGAGATAGCCGAGTGCATATTGGCATAGGTCAACGGTTTTAG
- a CDS encoding DUF4168 domain-containing protein — MQENYFVLFRTKIRQVLSQSLVFATLTTAGVIISTFGLDAKADAQALTVNNTEVTKYAESVLAMEPKRQQAFEEIKKLIGGKEIPTIVCNEPNSMNSLPNKAKDIAVNYCNDSQKIVEENGLKIDRFNKITVELQTNSALKQQVYNTLLRLQKVSNPKSGASAP; from the coding sequence ATGCAGGAAAATTACTTTGTCCTTTTCCGAACAAAAATCAGGCAAGTACTGTCTCAGTCCTTGGTATTTGCAACTCTGACTACTGCTGGTGTAATAATTAGCACTTTTGGCTTAGATGCCAAAGCTGATGCTCAAGCCTTGACAGTTAACAATACAGAAGTCACCAAGTATGCCGAATCTGTATTAGCAATGGAACCAAAACGGCAGCAAGCCTTTGAGGAGATTAAAAAACTAATTGGTGGAAAAGAAATTCCCACAATTGTTTGCAACGAACCCAACAGTATGAACTCCCTACCCAACAAGGCCAAGGATATAGCAGTTAATTATTGCAACGATTCTCAAAAAATTGTTGAAGAAAATGGCTTAAAGATTGACCGCTTCAATAAAATTACTGTAGAACTCCAAACTAACAGTGCTTTAAAACAACAGGTATATAATACTCTACTACGTTTACAGAAGGTTTCTAATCCTAAGTCGGGTGCTTCTGCTCCTTAA
- the holA gene encoding DNA polymerase III subunit delta, whose protein sequence is MPIYVYWGEDDFAMEKAVAVLRDRILDPLWTSFNYTAFPPDQPDAIIQALNQVMTPTFGAGGRLVWLINTTLCQQCPENVLGELQRTLAVIPEDSFLLLTSRNKPDERLKATKFLKQFAKEFREFPLIPPWKTELLVQAVNQAAQTVGVKLTSQTAELLAESIGNDTRLLYTEMEKLRLFTEGSNKPLDVKTVTQLVRNTTQNTLQLAAAIRIGDTAKALGIVADLMNASEPGLRIVATLIGQFRTWLWVKIMMEGGERNPQAIAKAAEIANPKRIYFLQQEVNSLSVQQLISSLPLLLELEVSLKQGASETSILQTKVIELCQVCQRR, encoded by the coding sequence ATGCCTATCTATGTTTACTGGGGTGAGGATGATTTTGCGATGGAAAAAGCGGTGGCTGTTTTGCGCGATCGCATTCTTGATCCCCTCTGGACTAGTTTTAATTATACCGCCTTCCCCCCAGATCAACCCGATGCCATCATTCAGGCTTTAAATCAAGTCATGACACCCACTTTTGGCGCAGGTGGGCGCTTAGTTTGGTTAATCAATACCACTCTGTGTCAACAGTGTCCAGAGAATGTGCTAGGGGAATTACAACGCACTTTAGCCGTAATTCCTGAAGATTCGTTTTTATTGCTTACCAGCCGAAACAAGCCTGATGAACGCCTCAAAGCTACAAAATTTTTGAAACAATTCGCTAAGGAGTTTCGGGAATTTCCCCTCATTCCCCCTTGGAAAACGGAATTATTGGTACAAGCTGTCAATCAAGCGGCTCAAACTGTGGGTGTGAAACTCACTTCCCAAACTGCGGAACTGTTAGCGGAATCTATAGGTAATGATACAAGGCTTCTCTACACAGAAATGGAGAAATTGCGGCTTTTCACTGAAGGTAGCAACAAACCTTTAGACGTAAAAACAGTAACTCAGCTAGTCAGAAATACCACTCAAAATACCTTACAATTAGCAGCAGCGATTAGAATCGGAGATACAGCTAAAGCTTTAGGGATTGTTGCTGATTTGATGAATGCCTCTGAACCTGGGTTGCGGATAGTTGCAACTTTAATTGGTCAGTTTCGTACTTGGCTATGGGTAAAGATTATGATGGAAGGTGGAGAGCGAAATCCTCAAGCGATCGCAAAAGCTGCCGAAATTGCTAACCCAAAACGCATCTATTTTTTACAACAAGAAGTTAATTCTCTTTCTGTACAGCAATTAATCTCATCTTTGCCCCTACTACTGGAATTAGAAGTTAGCCTTAAACAAGGAGCCTCAGAAACCTCAATACTCCAAACTAAAGTTATCGAACTTTGTCAAGTATGTCAGAGAAGGTAA
- a CDS encoding DUF1868 domain-containing protein produces the protein MDDNYQTYLNRVARMTLPEAYKSQVQHIQESSKFQLNSGIREPAPFPGYTLIAPPAAEDTENAAFYSQIESYQRSLLELPLNCDLIVPVPPASFHVTIADLIWDHAFIHATEKNPQFAEELNSCLGDLFQQYQESMTKANNPISWQLLGLILMPRAVGVCLIPKDERSYEEIIQLRRLIYQNRKLMGLGIEQHYNFTAHITLGYFGEIPTELDRTKLSTMLSELNQQWLLNFPEISINRVELRKFDNMTHYYRQPDWTSLDF, from the coding sequence TTGGACGACAACTACCAAACCTATTTAAATCGGGTAGCCCGCATGACGCTACCAGAAGCTTACAAATCGCAAGTTCAGCATATCCAGGAATCTTCTAAATTTCAGCTAAATTCTGGAATTAGAGAACCAGCACCTTTTCCTGGCTATACGCTGATTGCTCCACCTGCGGCAGAAGATACAGAAAATGCTGCTTTTTACAGCCAAATAGAGTCTTATCAGCGATCGCTTTTAGAATTACCACTCAACTGCGATTTGATTGTACCTGTGCCTCCGGCCAGCTTTCACGTGACCATAGCTGACCTCATCTGGGATCATGCCTTCATTCATGCCACTGAAAAAAATCCCCAATTTGCCGAAGAACTGAACTCTTGTCTAGGTGACTTGTTTCAACAGTATCAAGAATCCATGACAAAGGCAAATAATCCCATTTCTTGGCAACTGCTGGGACTGATCCTGATGCCAAGGGCTGTCGGTGTTTGTCTAATACCCAAAGATGAGCGCAGCTATGAGGAGATTATTCAACTCCGCCGACTAATTTATCAAAATCGTAAATTAATGGGCTTGGGAATTGAGCAGCATTATAACTTTACAGCCCATATTACATTAGGCTATTTTGGGGAAATTCCCACAGAATTAGACCGCACAAAACTCAGTACTATGTTGTCTGAGTTAAATCAACAATGGTTGTTAAATTTCCCAGAAATTTCAATCAATAGAGTTGAATTGCGGAAATTTGACAACATGACACACTATTATCGTCAACCAGACTGGACAAGTTTAGATTTTTGA
- a CDS encoding DUF4344 domain-containing metallopeptidase has product MFSLFKPLQSIDLRLKVLTLISILTIVITLLFINASFNQDYSKISSNNIAKTTNINQVDSRGKFKVVYTALQRKHSIDRQQRLQKYQSFEKLAKKLNAVLIIPNDVKIILGDCGAVNAYYKPSEHSITICYELIDRFTDVFMNHYQSKRLNINLSEVVNKVNRRVAGTTIFTFFHELGHTLIDELDLPVTGKEEDTVDEFSTIFLSEWGQEYAALASAIQFGLSGNREIEIVSKDLSFWDEHSLNYQRFYNIICLVYGKNPQVYDVLVKKIGIPAQRQTTCRIDYNRKLKAWRTLLSPHLRAGMNLL; this is encoded by the coding sequence ATGTTTTCCTTGTTTAAACCTTTACAATCAATTGATCTGAGACTAAAAGTTTTAACATTAATAAGTATTTTAACTATTGTGATAACTTTATTATTTATCAATGCCAGTTTTAATCAAGATTATTCAAAAATTAGTAGTAATAATATAGCCAAAACGACAAATATTAATCAGGTAGATTCTAGAGGAAAATTTAAAGTTGTTTATACTGCTTTACAGCGAAAGCATTCTATAGACAGACAACAGAGATTGCAAAAATATCAGTCATTTGAAAAATTAGCTAAAAAATTGAATGCAGTTTTAATCATTCCTAATGATGTCAAAATTATTTTGGGTGATTGTGGTGCTGTGAATGCCTATTATAAACCTTCTGAACATAGTATTACTATTTGTTATGAATTAATAGACAGGTTCACAGATGTATTTATGAACCACTATCAGTCAAAGAGACTAAATATCAATCTATCCGAAGTAGTTAATAAAGTTAATCGTCGGGTTGCAGGTACGACTATTTTTACTTTTTTTCATGAATTAGGACATACCTTGATCGATGAATTAGATTTACCTGTAACTGGCAAAGAAGAAGATACCGTTGATGAATTTTCTACAATTTTTTTGTCAGAATGGGGACAAGAATATGCAGCTTTGGCATCTGCTATCCAGTTTGGATTATCTGGAAATCGGGAAATAGAAATTGTTAGTAAAGATTTATCTTTTTGGGATGAGCATTCTTTAAATTACCAAAGATTTTATAATATTATCTGTTTGGTATATGGTAAAAATCCACAAGTATATGATGTTTTAGTAAAAAAAATAGGTATCCCTGCTCAAAGACAAACTACGTGCCGAATAGATTACAATAGGAAACTGAAAGCTTGGCGGACTTTACTAAGCCCTCATTTAAGAGCAGGTATGAATTTATTGTAA